One window from the genome of Pseudobdellovibrionaceae bacterium encodes:
- a CDS encoding S8 family serine peptidase — MKSLKIFATTSLVLTLAGCSRGVPQRQVELAINMSATEKLVSTLAVPPTPAKNWAARAIMSGEELQCFAIAVAGPAAENKSSCRTLSAKNISFTSLHGFHAKSSSVEIETPTGSGRKLYILGARMANGESCPTLADFSPRRSTQLRVLGEASLDVTNTEAPIRVPVNFDGEIIDECGGPALPPERKSIARCNLHRARVTATPGEFISNQIVVHLPREMPAVNDINQMRAIIPSAVAITREWKHMNSYLLTMPVGLTLVEQMDQLCALEHVSFVEPVEEIPVHSFSAPLTTPYAGSIVRIGHLDTGLTVGHSRFNGANLFESLEIPNGIDDDGDGFADNEYGMNWRAGTPGPVDDEGHGTAVSGAIAIGAGYDITDGGEWSTSSFKIIGEKFLDSHGKGNSFDAASAIEHARFMGAGLVLLPFGGAHDNILLRRAMVRASASNILLVSAVANNGVNEAVSPTYPANISVATNLAVGALNTAGDRASFSNFGGRVKVYASGQQILTTLYTNSLGYQSGTPLAAAQVAGLATRLSFVNPSLTAYELRNYLETNYAAKGLRTAAQHEADVVSAPQGLIPPIEFYPE; from the coding sequence ATGAAGTCACTGAAGATTTTCGCGACGACAAGCCTTGTCCTGACCCTGGCCGGCTGCTCACGGGGCGTTCCGCAACGCCAAGTGGAACTCGCGATCAACATGAGCGCGACCGAGAAGCTCGTGTCGACGCTCGCGGTGCCGCCGACGCCCGCGAAGAACTGGGCCGCGCGGGCCATCATGAGCGGCGAAGAGCTGCAATGCTTCGCGATCGCGGTCGCGGGGCCCGCCGCCGAGAACAAAAGCTCTTGCCGAACCCTCTCCGCCAAAAACATCTCGTTCACGAGCCTTCATGGCTTTCACGCGAAGTCGTCGTCGGTCGAAATCGAAACGCCGACCGGCAGCGGTCGCAAGCTTTACATCTTGGGCGCGCGGATGGCGAACGGCGAAAGCTGCCCGACGCTCGCGGACTTCAGTCCCCGTCGCTCGACCCAACTGCGCGTTCTGGGCGAGGCTTCCCTCGACGTCACGAACACCGAGGCGCCGATCCGCGTTCCGGTCAACTTCGACGGCGAAATCATCGACGAGTGCGGCGGTCCGGCGCTTCCGCCCGAACGCAAATCGATCGCGCGTTGCAACCTGCACCGCGCCCGCGTGACGGCAACGCCCGGCGAGTTCATTTCAAATCAGATCGTGGTGCATCTGCCGCGCGAAATGCCGGCCGTGAACGATATCAATCAAATGCGCGCGATCATCCCGAGCGCCGTCGCCATCACGCGCGAGTGGAAACACATGAACTCGTACCTGCTCACGATGCCCGTGGGTCTGACGCTGGTCGAACAGATGGATCAACTGTGCGCGCTGGAGCACGTCTCGTTCGTCGAGCCCGTCGAGGAGATTCCGGTTCACTCTTTCTCGGCACCGCTCACGACGCCCTACGCGGGTTCGATCGTCAGGATCGGCCACCTGGATACCGGGCTGACGGTCGGCCACAGCCGCTTTAACGGCGCGAATCTTTTCGAAAGCTTGGAAATCCCGAACGGGATCGACGACGACGGCGACGGTTTCGCGGACAACGAGTACGGCATGAACTGGCGCGCGGGAACACCGGGCCCGGTGGACGACGAAGGTCACGGCACCGCGGTGAGCGGCGCGATCGCGATCGGCGCGGGTTACGACATCACGGACGGCGGCGAATGGTCGACGTCCTCGTTCAAGATCATCGGTGAAAAATTCCTCGACTCTCACGGGAAGGGCAACTCTTTCGACGCGGCCTCCGCGATCGAGCACGCCCGCTTCATGGGCGCAGGACTCGTGCTGTTGCCGTTTGGCGGTGCGCACGACAACATCCTGCTCCGTCGCGCGATGGTGCGCGCGAGCGCCTCGAATATTTTGCTGGTCAGCGCGGTCGCGAATAACGGCGTCAACGAAGCGGTCAGCCCGACCTATCCCGCGAACATTTCCGTCGCGACGAATCTCGCCGTCGGCGCGCTCAACACCGCCGGGGATCGCGCGTCGTTCTCGAACTTCGGCGGGCGCGTGAAAGTCTACGCCAGCGGCCAACAAATTCTGACGACCCTGTATACAAATAGCTTGGGTTACCAATCGGGAACGCCCCTCGCCGCCGCGCAAGTCGCGGGGCTCGCGACCCGTCTGAGCTTCGTGAACCCGTCTTTGACGGCTTACGAACTGCGGAACTACCTCGAGACCAACTACGCGGCCAAAGGCCTCCGCACCGCCGCCCAGCACGAAGCGGACGTGGTCAGCGCACCGCAAGGCCTGATCCCCCCGATCGAGTTCTATCCCGAGTAA
- a CDS encoding MFS transporter, with amino-acid sequence MRRNLHLSLWDAFFFSIMVGAGESFLPAFAIHIGFSDTLTGLFSTVPLAAGAIVQLLTPWGLRRVGSVRRWVVAATAVQATALLPLVFWEGLGLKSAFALFAIAAIYWGAGYAAGPVWNRWMADLVPQNVSASFFAKRLSISQYGVLLGLLVSGAALQYGLNLGIFTSAFSLIFLVAFASRAGSSFLLSMKEDSGTEVLRQKALPAVLKSVMGRGYERALLVFLFLFGASIFISSPFVNPFLLKQLAMSNSVYTFCLIALFLGKIVGYSLTHRYLGGIATERTLILGALGISPMPALWMFCTGGFSAGALQFTSGLCWGVYESALTLILFRRVSSESKVALLTIINFVQCAAILLGSLVGGSILKAFGENFQAYVVVFGWSSLLRVLVCVLFSMFWIGWPLRLPSRDLQLLNDK; translated from the coding sequence ATGAGGCGCAACCTCCATCTCAGTCTGTGGGACGCATTTTTCTTCTCGATCATGGTCGGCGCGGGCGAGTCCTTTTTGCCGGCGTTCGCGATTCACATCGGCTTCAGCGATACGCTCACGGGACTGTTTTCGACGGTGCCGCTCGCGGCGGGCGCAATCGTTCAGCTCTTAACGCCTTGGGGTTTACGTCGGGTGGGTTCGGTCCGCCGTTGGGTCGTCGCGGCCACGGCCGTGCAGGCGACAGCTCTACTGCCGTTGGTGTTCTGGGAAGGTTTGGGCCTCAAGAGCGCGTTCGCGCTCTTCGCGATCGCGGCGATCTATTGGGGCGCGGGCTACGCGGCGGGACCGGTTTGGAATCGTTGGATGGCGGATCTGGTTCCGCAGAATGTGAGCGCGAGCTTCTTCGCGAAGCGGCTTTCGATCAGTCAGTACGGCGTTCTTTTGGGACTTCTGGTCAGCGGCGCGGCCCTGCAGTACGGATTGAACCTGGGAATTTTCACGAGCGCCTTTTCGTTGATCTTCCTGGTCGCCTTCGCGTCGCGCGCGGGATCGAGTTTTCTGCTTTCGATGAAGGAAGATTCGGGAACGGAAGTTCTGCGGCAAAAGGCGTTGCCCGCGGTTCTGAAGTCGGTGATGGGGCGGGGATACGAACGGGCGCTTTTGGTGTTCCTGTTTCTTTTCGGCGCCTCGATCTTCATTTCGAGTCCTTTCGTGAATCCGTTTTTGCTGAAGCAGCTCGCGATGTCGAACTCGGTCTATACGTTCTGTTTGATCGCGCTCTTTTTGGGAAAGATCGTGGGTTACAGTTTGACCCATCGTTACCTGGGCGGCATCGCGACCGAGCGTACGCTCATTCTGGGTGCGCTCGGCATCTCGCCGATGCCCGCACTCTGGATGTTTTGTACGGGCGGGTTCTCGGCGGGAGCGTTGCAATTCACGAGCGGCCTGTGCTGGGGCGTTTACGAGTCGGCGCTGACCTTGATTTTGTTCCGCCGGGTTTCGTCGGAAAGTAAGGTCGCGCTTCTGACCATCATCAACTTCGTTCAGTGCGCGGCGATTCTTTTGGGCTCTTTGGTCGGCGGTTCGATCCTGAAGGCCTTCGGCGAAAACTTCCAGGCTTACGTGGTCGTCTTCGGCTGGAGTTCGCTCTTGCGGGTGCTGGTTTGCGTGCTGTTCTCGATGTTCTGGATCGGGTGGCCGCTGCGGCTGCCGTCGCGCGACCTTCAGCTTTTGAACGACAAATAG
- the tsaA gene encoding tRNA (N6-threonylcarbamoyladenosine(37)-N6)-methyltransferase TrmO — MDASVRESRAPMNPVEFRPIGWLRSSNKSQKSSAGRQAEAFTTGDLTDDTMDVIELENGQDFEQALADLAGFTHAWIIFVFHEAKGWKPKVQPPRGIDRKVGVFASRAPYRPNPIGLSLVPLVKIEGRRLWIGDSDLLDGTPILDIKPYVATTDALPDAGLGWMEFLRAPALEISMSPRASTQLAGLHARGFDLESVIRKQLERDPFAKKSKRVRSLGKNRGVFAYRLWRIEFEAKDRVLHIENIDHVFHMNVDESLKAKLSPFEIELYLSFKS, encoded by the coding sequence ATGGACGCGTCAGTACGTGAAAGCCGCGCGCCCATGAACCCCGTCGAATTCCGTCCCATCGGCTGGCTTCGCTCTTCGAACAAATCGCAAAAATCCAGCGCGGGTCGACAGGCCGAGGCCTTCACGACCGGTGACCTGACGGACGACACGATGGACGTCATCGAGCTCGAAAACGGTCAGGATTTCGAGCAGGCCCTCGCGGATCTCGCGGGCTTCACGCACGCGTGGATCATTTTCGTTTTTCACGAAGCCAAAGGGTGGAAACCGAAGGTGCAACCCCCGCGTGGGATCGACCGCAAGGTCGGCGTCTTCGCGTCACGCGCGCCCTATCGCCCGAATCCGATCGGGCTCAGCCTCGTCCCCCTCGTCAAAATCGAAGGCCGCCGACTTTGGATCGGCGATTCGGATCTGCTCGACGGAACACCGATCCTCGACATCAAGCCTTATGTTGCGACGACGGATGCCCTCCCCGACGCGGGCCTGGGCTGGATGGAGTTTTTGCGCGCGCCTGCTCTTGAGATCAGCATGTCCCCCCGCGCATCGACTCAGCTCGCGGGTTTGCACGCGCGGGGCTTCGATCTCGAGTCGGTCATCCGCAAACAACTCGAACGCGATCCCTTCGCGAAAAAATCCAAACGCGTTCGCTCTTTGGGGAAAAATCGGGGCGTTTTCGCCTACCGCTTATGGAGGATTGAGTTTGAAGCGAAGGATCGTGTCCTCCATATCGAAAATATCGATCATGTTTTCCACATGAATGTGGATGAATCGCTCAAAGCGAAGCTTTCGCCGTTTGAGATCGAACTCTATTTGTCGTTCAAAAGCTGA